In the genome of Paenibacillus sp. FSL R5-0766, one region contains:
- a CDS encoding S-layer homology domain-containing protein: MRKPLKKSLALLLMLSMVGPTFAEKSFAADQKIQFSDIKGHWAEANIQAWGDEGLIRGYLDHSFKPNTYITRAEFMNLVNGAFGYSGQAKITFNDVSESAWYYEAISIANANGYIDGYTDGTMKPQDPITRQEAAKVIAGILNLELNETAANVFSDSSSIAAWSKGAVGGAAAAKIIAGYADGSFKPLNSITRAEAVSALVKAVETDATTAAKPAKPKGTATVLNVNPPADEARLSAVKHGANAGDDTLKNIAETNPFIDILDGFDQVWSMNQADWRDGTAATKIGADGKNAKYGDGPSPYYDGFKNDPTVAVADQKTYANEEIRNKATWEANIKYVEKVTQNRTGEEALAAYYDDQRDKIYSVMEGFGPLANTYVDIIKPKTNVERTVDEMNVVLTEETVEDESQGIGDWDEKTELSDLVNLVDLVRFKIPASSNPSKYFYSSPRPWRMNSNGEVKEVVDSKGLPVWETMGEGEKKEVPLASGGTKSTGEKHYQQYETNVKLIPALSYVKRIAEDGRGKDGGFPSGHTSAAYLSVFPLAYATPERFAELLTRAAQLGENRVVTGMHSPLDVIGGRIQSTAMAAYALNKTENKDVLEKGYENAGEVFGAAAKEKNMSLYEYAHTVTEDYTFKSAYDEHKWEDHDANKAFYREKMTYGLPQTGTKGLAPVVPQGAEVLLETRQPYLTDEQRRQVLYTTSIDSGYPVLDESKGWGRIDLVTAADGYGAFLNNVTVDMDASKGRFNAEDWWRNDITGSGMLTKKGTGTLTLTGKNSYTGGTLLQAGTLVAESATAFGTGDLYVENGTVVVDVDGALNLNRNFTMDNGTLELVVTDNNSQLNVGRKLYIDGGSLKLDLSKHKIEGSKDITLITANGITGEFDSVTADGYDVTVTYEKGRVIAHVVAK, translated from the coding sequence ATGAGAAAACCACTTAAAAAGTCACTGGCACTACTTCTAATGTTGTCTATGGTAGGTCCGACATTTGCAGAGAAGAGTTTTGCAGCCGATCAGAAGATTCAGTTCTCTGATATTAAGGGACACTGGGCGGAAGCGAATATTCAAGCATGGGGTGATGAAGGATTAATTCGAGGTTACCTGGATCATTCATTCAAACCGAACACGTATATTACCAGAGCAGAATTTATGAATTTGGTAAACGGTGCTTTTGGATATTCCGGACAAGCTAAAATTACCTTTAACGATGTGTCTGAGAGTGCATGGTATTATGAAGCCATTTCTATTGCAAATGCGAATGGATATATAGATGGATACACCGATGGAACCATGAAGCCGCAAGATCCGATCACCCGTCAAGAAGCAGCTAAAGTGATCGCTGGCATTTTGAATTTGGAATTGAATGAAACAGCAGCGAATGTATTTAGCGATTCATCGTCTATTGCAGCTTGGAGCAAGGGAGCTGTAGGTGGAGCGGCAGCAGCGAAAATTATTGCTGGTTATGCAGATGGAAGCTTCAAACCGCTTAATTCCATTACTCGTGCCGAAGCCGTGTCTGCGCTCGTTAAGGCTGTGGAAACAGATGCTACTACAGCTGCCAAACCAGCTAAGCCAAAAGGAACGGCAACCGTACTGAATGTTAATCCCCCAGCAGATGAAGCTCGGTTGTCCGCTGTGAAGCACGGAGCCAATGCTGGAGACGACACCTTGAAAAATATTGCGGAAACCAATCCGTTTATTGATATTTTGGACGGTTTTGATCAAGTATGGTCCATGAACCAAGCGGATTGGAGAGATGGAACAGCGGCAACCAAAATTGGAGCTGACGGAAAAAATGCAAAGTATGGAGATGGACCGTCCCCTTATTATGACGGATTTAAAAATGACCCAACCGTAGCCGTCGCTGATCAGAAAACATATGCAAATGAAGAGATCCGAAACAAAGCGACTTGGGAAGCCAATATCAAATATGTCGAAAAGGTCACGCAAAACCGCACGGGTGAAGAGGCTTTGGCAGCCTACTATGATGACCAAAGAGATAAGATCTATAGCGTGATGGAGGGCTTTGGTCCGTTAGCTAACACGTATGTAGATATCATCAAGCCAAAGACAAACGTTGAACGAACGGTGGACGAGATGAATGTGGTATTGACCGAAGAAACAGTGGAAGATGAAAGCCAAGGTATTGGAGATTGGGATGAAAAAACGGAGCTTTCAGACTTGGTTAATTTGGTTGATCTGGTTCGATTCAAAATTCCTGCCTCATCTAATCCCTCTAAATATTTCTACTCTTCCCCAAGACCGTGGAGAATGAATTCCAATGGAGAAGTGAAAGAAGTTGTTGACAGCAAAGGACTGCCTGTATGGGAAACCATGGGCGAAGGTGAGAAAAAAGAAGTACCTTTGGCTTCAGGTGGCACCAAATCAACAGGAGAAAAACACTACCAGCAATACGAAACAAACGTTAAGCTTATTCCTGCCTTAAGTTATGTCAAACGAATCGCTGAGGATGGAAGAGGAAAAGATGGCGGATTTCCGAGCGGACATACCAGTGCAGCTTATTTATCCGTATTTCCTTTGGCATACGCTACACCGGAACGATTCGCTGAATTGTTAACGAGAGCAGCTCAGTTGGGAGAGAATCGAGTCGTAACGGGGATGCACTCACCGCTTGATGTTATAGGAGGAAGAATACAATCCACAGCCATGGCTGCATATGCACTTAATAAGACTGAGAACAAAGATGTGTTAGAGAAAGGTTATGAGAATGCCGGAGAAGTATTTGGAGCTGCAGCCAAGGAAAAAAATATGAGTCTGTATGAGTATGCACACACCGTAACTGAGGATTACACGTTCAAGAGTGCTTATGATGAACACAAATGGGAAGATCATGATGCCAATAAAGCCTTCTATAGAGAAAAGATGACTTACGGTCTACCACAAACCGGAACCAAAGGTTTGGCTCCAGTTGTACCGCAAGGAGCTGAAGTCCTGTTGGAAACACGTCAACCGTATTTAACAGATGAGCAACGCAGACAAGTGTTGTATACAACATCCATTGACTCTGGATATCCTGTACTGGATGAATCCAAGGGCTGGGGTAGAATTGATCTGGTCACGGCTGCGGATGGATACGGTGCATTCTTGAACAATGTAACTGTGGATATGGACGCTTCCAAAGGGCGCTTCAATGCAGAAGATTGGTGGAGAAATGATATTACCGGTAGTGGAATGCTTACGAAAAAAGGAACAGGAACCCTTACATTGACAGGGAAAAATAGCTACACAGGCGGAACATTGCTGCAAGCAGGAACGCTGGTAGCTGAATCTGCAACTGCTTTTGGTACAGGTGATCTGTATGTAGAAAATGGAACAGTTGTCGTTGATGTCGACGGCGCACTCAACTTAAATAGAAACTTTACCATGGATAACGGTACGTTGGAATTGGTAGTGACTGATAACAACAGTCAGCTGAATGTCGGCAGAAAGCTCTATATTGATGGAGGAAGTCTCAAACTCGACTTGTCCAAGCATAAGATTGAAGGTTCCAAAGATATTACGTTAATCACGGCTAATGGAATTACAGGTGAATTCGACAGTGTAACGGCAGATGGTTATGACGTGACTGTCACGTACGAAAAGGGCCGCGTCATTGCACATGTTGTAGCCAAATAA
- a CDS encoding GNAT family N-acetyltransferase yields MDHVSIEHTPPAAVEYLALRQIAGLSPMSREGAEIGLPNSLFAVCVREEDVLVGMGRVIGDGGCFFQVVDIAVHPDVQGMGYGRLIMSEIMNYLREAVPARGLVSLLADVPADRLYAQFGFEYTSPKSEGMWWRQGEEGPTT; encoded by the coding sequence ATGGATCATGTGAGTATTGAACACACACCACCCGCAGCAGTGGAGTATCTTGCCTTACGGCAGATTGCCGGCCTTAGCCCGATGAGCAGGGAAGGGGCGGAGATTGGACTACCGAATAGCCTGTTTGCCGTATGTGTGCGTGAAGAAGATGTGCTGGTAGGAATGGGGCGAGTGATTGGAGATGGGGGTTGTTTCTTTCAGGTCGTCGATATTGCTGTACATCCGGATGTTCAGGGAATGGGGTATGGAAGACTGATCATGAGCGAGATTATGAATTATCTGCGTGAAGCAGTACCTGCCCGTGGTTTGGTCAGTCTGCTGGCGGATGTTCCTGCTGATCGGCTGTATGCTCAATTTGGATTTGAATACACCAGCCCAAAATCGGAGGGTATGTGGTGGAGGCAGGGAGAAGAAGGGCCGACTACCTAG
- a CDS encoding IS110 family transposase, translating into MKSTTKFIGLDVSKEKISVAIADEGHDKPRYYGTIAHTAAALRKLIKELGPASTLSFCYEAGPTGYETYRWIESMGAACVVIAPSLIPKRSGDHVKTDRRDAEQLARLFRAGELTPIYVPAREDEALRELVRARESAKEDAHRARQRVLKFLLRHQIHPPEHIKRRWTKKYRVWLGQLTFPNVPMQIAFTEYLHAMDEIEQRIGRLEKALIEEAATSSKADLIQILQSLRGIGFLTAVTLAAEIGSFARFRSPAQLMAYLGLVPREHSSGIRTQRGSLTKAGNGRLRRTLIESAWSYRHRPAIKGDLARRLEGLPADIQLISWKAQERLHRKFRRLVYGLNKHKNVAVTAVARELTGFIWAVARTLELPNAQ; encoded by the coding sequence ATGAAGTCTACCACAAAATTCATCGGTTTAGATGTATCCAAAGAAAAAATTTCTGTCGCTATTGCTGACGAGGGTCACGACAAGCCCCGGTATTACGGTACCATTGCTCATACGGCTGCTGCCTTACGCAAACTCATCAAAGAACTGGGCCCGGCAAGCACCCTGTCGTTTTGTTATGAGGCCGGTCCTACAGGTTACGAAACCTACCGCTGGATCGAATCGATGGGAGCTGCCTGTGTCGTCATTGCCCCTTCACTCATTCCGAAACGCTCCGGCGATCATGTGAAAACAGATCGACGGGATGCCGAGCAACTGGCACGTCTGTTCCGTGCAGGCGAGCTTACACCGATTTACGTTCCAGCACGTGAAGATGAGGCGCTTCGTGAATTGGTTCGGGCACGCGAATCGGCAAAAGAAGATGCTCACCGGGCTCGTCAACGCGTACTCAAATTTTTATTGCGCCACCAGATCCATCCGCCGGAACATATCAAACGTCGCTGGACGAAAAAATATCGCGTATGGCTTGGACAACTGACCTTCCCGAATGTGCCCATGCAGATTGCGTTTACGGAGTACCTTCATGCCATGGACGAGATCGAGCAACGCATCGGTCGACTGGAAAAAGCCTTGATTGAAGAGGCGGCGACCAGTTCCAAAGCCGATTTGATTCAAATTTTACAGTCTTTGCGTGGCATTGGATTTCTTACGGCCGTCACGCTTGCTGCGGAGATCGGTTCCTTTGCCCGGTTCCGTTCTCCTGCCCAGCTCATGGCTTACTTGGGCCTGGTTCCACGCGAGCATTCGTCTGGAATCCGTACCCAACGAGGCTCGCTCACCAAAGCGGGAAATGGACGATTGCGTCGAACCTTGATTGAATCGGCATGGAGTTACCGTCATCGGCCTGCGATTAAAGGGGACTTGGCCCGCCGTTTGGAAGGTCTGCCTGCGGACATACAGCTTATTTCATGGAAAGCCCAGGAAAGGCTGCATCGAAAATTCCGCCGTTTAGTTTATGGATTAAACAAACATAAAAATGTCGCAGTTACCGCCGTAGCCAGGGAACTGACCGGGTTCATTTGGGCGGTCGCCCGAACGTTGGAGCTACCGAACGCTCAGTGA
- a CDS encoding NAD(P)H-hydrate dehydratase → MFVVTAEQMRAVDEYTIHQLGIPAASLMENAGRAIAEEVIKLCREGQAEGRLEDSGQLGYSSKTDARRAHTGPGDRQGYGGDIIADPALVMERPGDQQWYMLIGKGNNGGDGLVAARHLVEAGLGVTLVYADAPDALRGEAAVQRDAAAKLGIPALVHGREAVDFRRCTGIVDALLGTGSRGAPRGAYAALIEAANDSGKPVVSADVPSGLDADTGEVYEPCIQARVTVCLALLKRGLVQYPGASAAGRIVVRAIGIPARLAPEHGPSVRLLTDEVLRGALRVDTGRLRAPDGHKGTYGHVLLAAGSLPMSGAGLLSAKAALRAGCGLATWALPAALLPHVIGTVPELMLAAAADGDSGEWNAASADAVLRLAESRDVLATGPGLGRFQGDTDWLRRLWQHTDRPLVIDADALNMLADAGPHGPRDWGQRSAATILTPHPGEMGRLLGMSTPEVQRDRIGHAAKYAREQGMTLVLKGARTVIATPSGEAYINTTGHAGMATGGAGDVLTGIIAGLLAQGLSAEQAATFGVYLHGQAAERAALLRGDPSSLLAGDIIDAL, encoded by the coding sequence TTGTTTGTCGTAACCGCTGAACAGATGAGAGCTGTGGACGAGTATACCATTCATCAGCTCGGTATTCCGGCAGCAAGTCTAATGGAGAATGCAGGCCGCGCCATAGCCGAGGAAGTGATCAAGCTGTGCCGGGAAGGGCAGGCAGAAGGTCGGCTTGAGGATTCAGGGCAGCTTGGCTATAGCAGCAAGACCGATGCGAGGCGGGCACACACCGGGCCCGGCGATCGGCAAGGTTATGGTGGCGACATCATCGCCGATCCGGCGCTGGTGATGGAGCGCCCGGGAGATCAGCAGTGGTACATGCTGATCGGCAAGGGCAATAATGGCGGCGATGGGCTGGTGGCCGCGCGCCATTTGGTTGAAGCTGGGCTTGGCGTGACATTGGTCTACGCCGATGCCCCTGATGCACTGCGGGGCGAAGCCGCAGTGCAACGGGATGCCGCCGCGAAGCTTGGCATCCCTGCTCTTGTCCACGGGCGCGAAGCCGTGGACTTCAGACGGTGCACAGGCATCGTGGATGCGCTGCTGGGCACCGGCTCGCGGGGGGCGCCGCGTGGAGCTTACGCGGCGCTGATCGAGGCGGCGAACGACAGCGGCAAGCCGGTCGTGTCCGCCGATGTGCCGAGCGGGCTGGACGCCGACACCGGAGAGGTGTACGAGCCCTGCATTCAAGCCCGGGTGACCGTATGCCTCGCGCTGCTTAAGCGCGGGCTGGTGCAGTACCCGGGCGCTTCTGCCGCGGGGCGCATTGTGGTGCGCGCCATCGGCATTCCCGCGCGGCTTGCGCCAGAGCATGGCCCCTCGGTCCGTCTGCTGACGGACGAGGTGCTGCGCGGTGCGCTGCGCGTGGATACAGGCCGTCTACGGGCACCGGACGGCCACAAGGGCACCTACGGCCACGTGTTGCTGGCCGCAGGAAGTCTGCCGATGAGCGGCGCTGGCCTGCTCTCGGCCAAAGCCGCGCTGCGCGCAGGCTGCGGGCTCGCCACATGGGCGCTGCCCGCGGCACTGCTGCCGCATGTCATCGGCACCGTGCCCGAGCTCATGCTCGCTGCCGCCGCCGATGGCGACAGCGGCGAATGGAACGCGGCTTCCGCCGACGCCGTGCTGCGTCTCGCGGAGAGCCGCGACGTGCTCGCGACCGGCCCCGGCCTTGGCCGCTTCCAGGGCGACACAGACTGGCTGCGCCGTCTGTGGCAACATACGGATCGTCCGCTCGTCATCGACGCGGACGCCCTCAACATGCTGGCAGACGCTGGCCCACATGGGCCTCGCGACTGGGGCCAGCGAAGTGCGGCGACAATCCTGACGCCGCACCCTGGCGAGATGGGCCGACTGCTGGGCATGTCGACCCCAGAGGTGCAGCGTGACCGCATAGGACACGCTGCAAAATACGCCCGCGAGCAGGGCATGACCCTTGTGCTCAAGGGAGCACGAACGGTCATCGCAACGCCATCCGGCGAGGCGTACATCAACACCACCGGGCACGCCGGCATGGCAACTGGCGGTGCCGGGGACGTATTGACCGGCATCATCGCCGGTCTGCTTGCCCAAGGGCTCAGCGCGGAGCAAGCCGCCACGTTCGGCGTATATCTCCACGGACAGGCCGCCGAACGCGCAGCCCTGCTGCGCGGTGACCCGTCGTCCCTACTGGCCGGAGATATCATCGACGCACTGTGA
- a CDS encoding methyl-accepting chemotaxis protein: MKLQGKLILNALISLLLCLVLVAYIIMQLLGMNAKNQNLVPAMLKVSELNANQIQTQQALDVYSFSMTAGNQDAVLRLLDEGQTMIQELTDGLLETDQQLQLIQSIETKLEALNQGATEAMSEMNSAEAKRYSTRVRGIQNDIYSLDEMTRDRYDQYTVDLEHDIQQTWQTALVGAIVLLVAVMLFNMYTSRQIAKRIRTLKDAAGQIADGDLTGQLPEARGKDELDDLSRSFGIMTHNIRGIIQSIGAAGHRVDLMAQDIDRGNDTAQAIVQQVSRTTEELSIGSQKIAEDLSETVMVVDKMQSTFNSNLEATSQSVIDGREVLTTVEEGNKAVAEQLRLAEVNRLAMSEVEQTVRELEESAVRITTMTAYVSEIAKQTTMLSLNASIEAARAGEAGRGFAVVAGEVNKLAEQSAQSVKHIYAAVGEITTSMDKVKNSVAQSMQLFGEQEQATGQTRESFSAIRESVERISTGIHQLAEDMQQSNELSTQVQQAIENISAITEQSAASSEEITASTSEQQRSFADASIKVKSLRDISAEMHQELLRFRL; encoded by the coding sequence ATGAAACTACAGGGAAAACTGATACTTAATGCTCTAATTTCACTGCTTCTATGCCTTGTGCTAGTCGCTTATATTATCATGCAATTGCTCGGTATGAATGCCAAAAATCAAAATCTGGTACCTGCCATGCTCAAGGTGAGTGAACTGAATGCCAATCAGATTCAGACCCAACAAGCGCTGGATGTCTACTCATTCTCCATGACAGCAGGAAACCAGGACGCCGTACTTCGCTTGCTGGATGAAGGTCAAACGATGATTCAGGAGCTTACGGACGGATTGCTCGAAACAGATCAGCAGTTACAACTCATTCAGTCCATCGAGACAAAATTAGAAGCTCTCAACCAGGGAGCCACCGAAGCGATGAGCGAGATGAACAGTGCGGAAGCGAAACGTTACAGCACTCGGGTTCGGGGCATACAGAATGATATCTATTCGTTAGATGAGATGACTCGGGATCGTTATGATCAATACACCGTCGATTTGGAACATGACATTCAGCAAACGTGGCAAACCGCTCTGGTAGGAGCCATCGTATTGCTTGTCGCCGTAATGCTGTTTAATATGTATACTTCACGTCAGATCGCCAAACGTATTCGAACACTCAAAGACGCCGCTGGACAAATTGCGGACGGGGACCTGACCGGACAATTACCGGAAGCTCGGGGCAAAGATGAACTCGATGACCTGAGTCGCTCCTTCGGTATCATGACTCATAATATCCGCGGCATTATTCAATCGATTGGTGCGGCGGGTCATCGTGTCGATCTGATGGCACAAGATATTGACCGTGGCAATGATACAGCCCAAGCGATCGTACAGCAAGTATCCCGCACCACGGAGGAACTGTCGATTGGCAGTCAAAAGATTGCCGAGGATCTGAGTGAAACGGTGATGGTTGTGGACAAAATGCAGTCTACCTTCAATAGCAATCTGGAGGCCACTTCCCAATCGGTGATCGATGGACGTGAAGTATTAACTACCGTTGAGGAAGGTAATAAGGCTGTAGCAGAGCAACTCCGCCTGGCCGAAGTGAATCGTCTGGCGATGTCCGAGGTGGAACAAACGGTGCGGGAACTGGAAGAAAGTGCGGTTCGAATCACTACGATGACGGCATACGTATCGGAGATTGCCAAACAAACGACCATGCTCTCGTTAAATGCCTCCATAGAGGCTGCTCGCGCTGGAGAAGCCGGACGTGGCTTCGCTGTTGTTGCCGGCGAGGTGAACAAACTCGCCGAACAATCTGCGCAATCGGTCAAACATATCTATGCGGCTGTGGGCGAGATCACCACCTCCATGGACAAGGTGAAGAACTCTGTAGCACAGAGCATGCAGCTATTCGGCGAACAGGAACAAGCCACTGGCCAGACTCGCGAATCCTTCTCTGCTATTCGTGAAAGTGTGGAGCGCATTAGTACGGGTATCCATCAGCTTGCTGAGGACATGCAACAATCCAATGAACTCAGTACACAGGTGCAACAGGCCATCGAAAATATCAGTGCCATCACCGAGCAGTCGGCTGCCAGCAGTGAAGAGATTACCGCCTCCACGTCGGAACAACAACGTTCCTTCGCTGATGCAAGTATCAAGGTGAAGTCATTGCGTGATATCAGTGCAGAGATGCATCAGGAACTGCTGCGTTTCCGGTTGTAA
- a CDS encoding NAD(P)H-binding protein has translation MKVAIFGATGAIGKTILWELMDRGHEVTAVVRDPSKVEMVHERLRVEQGDLLNPDQVADFAAGQEVVVSAYGPKFGGEEEMLEVTRSLIEGVRRAKAGRLVVVGGAGSLLTESGDMLMDTPGFPEEVKPLAKAHAEAYDLIEASGIHWTYMSPAATITTGRRTGQFRVGMNRVITDDIGESSISVGDFAAALVDELDDPQFIQARFTVGY, from the coding sequence ATGAAAGTTGCCATTTTTGGAGCAACCGGAGCGATTGGCAAGACAATACTGTGGGAGCTGATGGATCGTGGGCATGAAGTGACAGCGGTGGTGCGTGACCCTTCGAAGGTTGAGATGGTTCATGAGCGTTTGCGTGTAGAACAGGGAGATCTGCTTAACCCGGATCAGGTGGCTGATTTTGCAGCGGGTCAAGAAGTGGTTGTGAGTGCATATGGACCGAAGTTTGGTGGAGAAGAAGAGATGCTGGAAGTGACACGTTCGTTGATCGAGGGTGTGCGCCGGGCAAAAGCAGGACGTCTGGTTGTAGTTGGTGGAGCGGGAAGTTTGCTAACCGAATCCGGTGATATGCTGATGGATACGCCGGGATTCCCGGAAGAAGTCAAACCACTGGCAAAAGCACATGCAGAAGCCTATGACCTGATTGAAGCATCAGGTATTCACTGGACCTACATGAGCCCTGCTGCGACAATCACAACAGGACGTCGGACAGGCCAGTTCCGGGTTGGCATGAACCGTGTGATTACGGATGATATCGGGGAAAGCTCGATTTCCGTTGGCGATTTTGCAGCGGCTTTGGTGGACGAACTGGACGATCCGCAGTTTATCCAAGCACGGTTTACGGTAGGTTATTAA